The Prinia subflava isolate CZ2003 ecotype Zambia chromosome W unlocalized genomic scaffold, Cam_Psub_1.2 scaffold_22_NEW, whole genome shotgun sequence genome window below encodes:
- the LOC134564885 gene encoding LOW QUALITY PROTEIN: charged multivesicular body protein 1b-like (The sequence of the model RefSeq protein was modified relative to this genomic sequence to represent the inferred CDS: inserted 2 bases in 1 codon) — protein sequence MSNMEKHLFNLKFAAKELNRNSKKCDKEEKAEKAKIKKAIQKGNMEVARIHAENAIHQKNQAINFLCMSARVDAAAPRVQTAVTMSKVTKSMAGVVKSMDATLKSMNLEKISALMDKFEHQFETLDVQTQQMEDXMSNTMTLTMPQNQVDMLLQEMADEAGLDLNMELPQRQTGSVGTSVASAEQDELSQRLAHLRDQV from the exons ATGTCCAACATGGAGA AACACCTCTTTAATTTGAAGTTTGCTGCTAAGGAGCTCAACAGAAACTCCAAAAAATgtgacaaagaagaaaaggctgagaaagcTAAAATTAAGAAG GCCATTCAGAAGGGGAACATGGAAGTGGCACGGATCCACGCAGAGAACGCCATCCACCAGAAGAACCAGGCCATCAACTTCCTGTGCATGAGCGCCCGCGTGGACGCCGCGGCACCCAGAGTCCAGACTGCTGTCACTATGAGCAAG GTAACAAAGTCAATGGCAGGG gtgGTGAAGTCAATGGATGCCACCTTGAAGAGTATGAACTTGGAAAAG ATATCTGCACTAATGGACAAATTTGAGCATCAGTTTGAGACACTGGATGTTCAGACACAACAGATGGAAGA AATGAGCAACACTATGACATTAACAATGCCACAG aACCAAGTGGACATGCTTCTGCAGGAAATGGCAGACGAAGCAGG TCTTGATCTGAACATGGAACTACCTCAAAGACAGACAGGTTCTGTTGGTACAAGTGTGGCCTCAGCAGAACAG GATGAGCTGTCACAGAGACTGGCCCATCTACGTGATCAAGTCTAA